Part of the Coleofasciculus sp. FACHB-1120 genome is shown below.
TTGGTGTAAAGCACGGCACGGACATACTGGCGACCCGTCTGATTCTCTTGGTTTCGCAAGCCTGCCAGTGCGTAAATCGCTTTTTCTATCGGTATTATTATCGAGTCAAAAAAGGTTGTCTCTCCTTTAAATACACGAGCTATGTAGTTACCTAAAATCTTACTGATTGCTACCACAATTAGTAAGGTTATGACGATTTGAAAGAAGCCTTGCCACATAAAAAAGCCTAATCTAATCTAATCTCTACAATTTACTTCTAGATAAATTAGACAAATAAATCTTTAACTTGTCCGATTAGCATCCTAATACGTAGGCGAAAAATACCACAATTGGATTAGATATATAACCTAGATATACCTGTATTAATAGACTTTCTATACCTGCAAGTATAGATCCAGGTTTCTAGCTAAAGTGAGGATATAGTATATGTCATGTGGTGCTGTTCATCAGTTAAAACTACATCTGATGAGGAGAGTACGCACCTTGGTGGCTATCAAAGCAAATCTTGTGACTAAAAATCAGCACTCAACTATGCGTTGGCTAATTGCAGGGGCATTTGCTGTCTTGATTCTGCTGGAGTTTTCCACACCTCCATCCTATGTATTTGGCTACCTCTATATCGGGCCAATTTTACTGACGAATTCGCGCTTGAGTCACCCCGCAACCCTTATACTTACCCTTTCTGCTGCTAGTCTAACTATCTTAAATTTGTTTTCTCCCGCTCTTGAAGCGATCCAACCGTCAACAGTAGCAAACCGATTGATTGCAGTGATAGCGTTGGCGGTGACTTGCTGGTTGCTGCATCGCAACCAGCGTTATGAAGAGGCAATGCAGAGACAACAAACTCAATTGCGAGCGCAACAACAACTGGCAAGTATTCGTGAAGATTTTGCCTCTACTTTGACACACGATCTCAAAACTCCTTTGTTAGGCGCAATTGAAACGATTAAATCTTTCCAATTAGGGCACTTTGGTGCTTGTACGCATCAGCAACAAAAAGTTTTGGCAATGATGGTTCGTTCTCACACTTCGACATTACATCTAGTGGAGACGCTGTTGGATGTCTATCGTAACGATACCAAAGGGCTAAAACTGGTGCTTTCGCCCGTGAATCTAGTTACTTTAGCAGAGGAAGCGATCGCTACATTGACAGATTTAGCTTCTTCGCGTCGGGTGTATATTACTCTCAGTCATGGTTTAACCGATTTTCGCCGCTTTTTGTGGGTGAATGGAGATGCCTTGCAATTACAGCGAGTCTTCATAAATTTACTCACTAATGGCATTAATCATTCCCCGCGTGGCGGTAAGGTAGAAGTCATACTGGAGTACCATGCTGATTCTCAAATTGTGAAAATTCTCGATAATGGGCAGGGCATCACAGAAGAAGAGTTACCCTATCTATTTGAGCGATTTTACCAAGGACATAGCGATCGCATTGCCACAGGATCTGGGCTGGGTTTATATCTGACTCGTCAGATTATTGAAGCGCACGGCGGTACAATTTGGGCAGAAAACCAGGAACCACGCGGGGCAATGTTTTGCTTCCGATTGCCTCCCCACTTAGTGCAAATTGAAAATTAAATGAAATAAAAAACGATAAATTACCTTTTTTCCTTTTTAAAACCAAAACTCTAAGACCTCTGAAATAAAAGCTTCTGAAATGAAACCTTCGCTGCGGATTTTGTTGGTGGAAGATGATGAACTGTTTCGCTTGGGACTGCGGATGCGGTTGCAACAGGCAGGGTTAGAAGTTGTTGGAGAAGCGGTTGATGGCGAAACCGCTGTGGAATTGACGAATTGCTATTTACCAGATGTAGTGTTACTGGATGTGGGACTACCTGGTTTGGGAGGCGTTGAAGCGTGTCGCCAAATCAAACAGCAGCATCCAGAACTGCCCATCCTAGTTTTAACCTCTCATTCCCAAAAATCCTTGATTGAGCGACTGATTGCTGCCGGTGCCCAAGGCTATTGTCTCAAAGGGATTGAAGCCGAGGTGTTAATTTTGGCGTTACGTTCAGTGGCAACAGGAGCCTCGTGGTGGGATCAAGCTGTTACAGCAGAAATACGCGCCGTATTTGGCGATATACCGACACTCACTTCATCCAATTCATCAAAGATATCTGTGCCATTGGCAAATCTCCTCACGAGTCGGGAACAGGAAATTTTGGCACTAATTGCCGCCGGTAAGACTAATCAAGAAATTGCCGAACTTCTGCACATTGCGCTAGGCACCGTGAGGGTTCACGTCCACGCTATTTTACAAAAGCTGGAGGTACGCGATCGCACTCAAGCCGCCATCTTGGCAATTCAAAGAGGATTAGTAGCCGCAGATTTGTTACTACGAGAATAATTAAGCAAGATTCATTTATAGTAGGAGGTTCCTATGACCTCAGCAGAAACACCATTTGCCGTCGGTTTCACCCTTCCCGACCATACTCAGTTACCAGACTCCGATGGCACATTTGTGAAAAACTTTCCTTTAGGGGTTGAGTTAGGCATTTGGCAGGGACGATACACAAATATGGAATTTCCCTGGTTGCGCTGGTGGGATGCTCAGGGAAACTTGCTGCTAGATGGTACGGAAGCACAGATAGCAGAAGACCGGGCACAGCTTGCAGAAGACCGCGCTGAGCGCTTGGCAGAACGCTTGAAGGCAATGGGTGTTAATCCGGATGACTTAACTTAAGAGCAGGTAGGCAAGAAACCCGGTTTTTCTTGAAATGTTTCTGGGTGCGATTGTTTTAGCAAACTCAGTA
Proteins encoded:
- a CDS encoding HAMP domain-containing sensor histidine kinase yields the protein MRWLIAGAFAVLILLEFSTPPSYVFGYLYIGPILLTNSRLSHPATLILTLSAASLTILNLFSPALEAIQPSTVANRLIAVIALAVTCWLLHRNQRYEEAMQRQQTQLRAQQQLASIREDFASTLTHDLKTPLLGAIETIKSFQLGHFGACTHQQQKVLAMMVRSHTSTLHLVETLLDVYRNDTKGLKLVLSPVNLVTLAEEAIATLTDLASSRRVYITLSHGLTDFRRFLWVNGDALQLQRVFINLLTNGINHSPRGGKVEVILEYHADSQIVKILDNGQGITEEELPYLFERFYQGHSDRIATGSGLGLYLTRQIIEAHGGTIWAENQEPRGAMFCFRLPPHLVQIEN
- a CDS encoding response regulator transcription factor, producing the protein MKPSLRILLVEDDELFRLGLRMRLQQAGLEVVGEAVDGETAVELTNCYLPDVVLLDVGLPGLGGVEACRQIKQQHPELPILVLTSHSQKSLIERLIAAGAQGYCLKGIEAEVLILALRSVATGASWWDQAVTAEIRAVFGDIPTLTSSNSSKISVPLANLLTSREQEILALIAAGKTNQEIAELLHIALGTVRVHVHAILQKLEVRDRTQAAILAIQRGLVAADLLLRE